A DNA window from uncultured Methanoregula sp. contains the following coding sequences:
- a CDS encoding TIGR01458 family HAD-type hydrolase, whose product MTAFKGFLIDLDGVLYVGNTAIPGATAAIEYLKDEQLQFRFISNTTRKCRATIVRNLTAMGLAIPENYIFTPPMAAITHMKNAGKEQYYLLTTGDAEKDFDPRYRCFPPAVPDFVVVGDAGEKITYDTLNTAFRFLMDGAELVALEKDRYWMDRDGLSLSAGPLVAALEFASGKAATVMGKPSAAFFSLALQDMELLPDQVAMIGDDITTDICGAKQAGMSGILVRTGKYRRESTDSAAIKPDYIIDSIAQIREIL is encoded by the coding sequence ATGACCGCTTTTAAGGGTTTTCTCATTGATCTCGACGGGGTCCTGTACGTGGGAAACACGGCGATACCCGGCGCCACGGCCGCAATTGAATACCTCAAAGATGAACAGCTCCAGTTCCGGTTTATATCCAACACTACCCGGAAATGCCGTGCTACCATCGTCCGTAACCTTACGGCCATGGGACTAGCAATTCCGGAAAACTACATCTTCACCCCGCCGATGGCAGCAATTACCCATATGAAAAATGCAGGAAAAGAACAGTATTACCTCCTCACAACCGGTGATGCGGAGAAAGACTTTGATCCTCGATACCGGTGCTTCCCCCCGGCCGTGCCGGATTTTGTTGTTGTAGGTGATGCCGGTGAAAAAATAACATACGACACACTCAATACTGCATTCAGATTTCTCATGGATGGTGCGGAACTCGTTGCTCTGGAAAAAGATCGTTACTGGATGGACAGGGACGGATTGTCCCTTTCTGCAGGGCCACTGGTTGCGGCCCTTGAATTTGCATCGGGGAAAGCCGCTACTGTGATGGGTAAACCGTCGGCTGCATTTTTCTCGCTTGCTCTGCAGGATATGGAACTTTTACCGGACCAGGTAGCAATGATCGGGGACGATATCACTACGGATATCTGCGGGGCAAAACAGGCCGGGATGTCAGGTATTCTGGTCAGGACCGGCAAATACCGCAGAGAATCAACAGATTCCGCAGCCATTAAACCTGACTATATCATAGACTCGATTGCACAAATCAGGGAAATACTGTAA
- the glmU gene encoding bifunctional sugar-1-phosphate nucleotidylyltransferase/acetyltransferase: protein MECVVLAAGEGKRMRPLTAKRPKVMLPLANRPMMEHLVLAARDAGISRFVFVVGYGEREIRKYFSDGSQWGIQIEYASQRHQHGTADAVKAAEDLVNGPFLVMNGDMVLRQADIAELCRKRAPCMSTSTTDHPGDFGVVMVEGGKVTSLEEKSPQPRSNLINAGAYFFTPEIFEYINKVQPSPRGELELTDALSVLIGEKRLQAHALSYWMDVGYPWDMLDANATLMETLSSDNKGTIEDGVSLNGAVKIGEGSVIKTGTYIEGPCIIGENCRIGPHAYIRGATSIGNNCHIGHCSEIKNTIVMSETKIPHFNYIGDSIIGTGCNFGAGTKIANLRHDHASVKICGKDTRRKKFGAVIGDNVQFGINCSINVGTMIGSNALFAPGSYIEGCIGEKGIIR from the coding sequence ATGGAATGTGTCGTTCTCGCCGCAGGGGAGGGAAAACGCATGCGTCCCCTGACGGCGAAGCGCCCGAAGGTTATGCTTCCCCTGGCAAACCGCCCAATGATGGAACATCTAGTTCTTGCAGCTCGCGATGCAGGAATTTCCCGGTTTGTTTTTGTTGTCGGATATGGAGAGCGGGAGATCCGGAAGTACTTTTCTGATGGATCACAGTGGGGGATCCAGATCGAGTATGCCTCCCAGAGACACCAGCATGGGACTGCCGACGCTGTAAAGGCAGCAGAAGATCTCGTAAACGGACCGTTTCTAGTAATGAACGGTGATATGGTACTCAGGCAGGCAGACATTGCCGAATTGTGCCGGAAAAGGGCTCCCTGCATGAGCACCAGTACAACCGATCACCCGGGAGATTTCGGGGTTGTTATGGTAGAGGGGGGGAAAGTGACTTCACTCGAAGAGAAATCACCCCAACCCAGATCCAACCTCATCAACGCCGGTGCTTATTTTTTCACTCCCGAAATCTTCGAATATATTAATAAAGTCCAACCTTCTCCACGGGGTGAACTCGAGCTGACAGATGCTCTCTCGGTTCTTATTGGAGAGAAGAGACTGCAGGCACATGCTCTCTCGTACTGGATGGATGTCGGGTATCCCTGGGATATGCTGGATGCCAATGCTACTCTCATGGAAACGCTATCTAGTGATAACAAAGGGACAATAGAAGACGGTGTTTCTCTCAACGGTGCAGTAAAGATCGGCGAAGGAAGCGTCATAAAAACGGGAACCTATATCGAAGGACCCTGTATCATTGGAGAAAACTGCCGGATCGGTCCCCATGCATATATCAGGGGTGCAACCAGTATCGGGAATAACTGCCACATCGGCCACTGTTCCGAGATCAAGAACACCATTGTCATGAGTGAGACGAAGATCCCCCATTTTAATTATATCGGAGATTCTATAATAGGAACGGGATGCAATTTCGGTGCGGGTACCAAAATTGCCAACCTGAGGCACGATCATGCCTCGGTCAAAATATGTGGCAAAGATACCCGGAGGAAAAAATTCGGTGCAGTTATCGGGGATAACGTCCAGTTTGGGATCAACTGCTCCATAAATGTCGGTACGATGATAGGGAGCAACGCTCTGTTCGCGCCCGGATCCTATATCGAAGGATGCATAGGGGAGAAAGGTATTATCAGGTAG
- a CDS encoding cyclase family protein, with protein MGGRKLKIYDITRPLTSASVVYPGDMPPNFEQEDRGLYLITDIHMNSHTGTHIDAPVHYLKTGYTIDRVSFSSLIGKCRVLDVTSEGSIITEADLRGRIDGTERLLLRTSFSASTEFREDYPALSLDAARYLTNAGVHCVGIDSFSIESFICDGSVHRELASHQCLVIELLDLSGVPEGDYHMIALPLRLAGLDGSPARVILIETEGDS; from the coding sequence ATGGGAGGACGAAAATTGAAAATTTACGATATTACACGCCCACTCACCAGTGCCTCTGTCGTCTACCCTGGCGATATGCCCCCCAACTTCGAACAGGAAGACCGGGGGCTGTACCTGATAACCGACATACACATGAACAGCCATACCGGGACGCATATTGATGCCCCCGTTCATTATCTGAAGACCGGGTATACCATCGACAGGGTGTCATTTTCTTCCCTGATCGGCAAGTGCAGGGTTCTCGATGTAACCAGTGAAGGGAGCATAATAACAGAGGCTGACCTCAGGGGACGAATTGATGGAACAGAACGACTCCTCCTCAGGACTTCTTTTTCTGCATCCACCGAGTTTCGGGAGGATTACCCGGCTCTGAGCCTTGATGCCGCCCGGTACCTGACCAATGCCGGAGTACACTGCGTAGGTATCGATTCATTCTCGATAGAGTCATTCATCTGCGATGGGTCAGTTCATCGTGAGCTGGCCAGCCATCAGTGTCTTGTCATCGAACTTCTCGACCTTTCTGGAGTGCCGGAAGGGGATTACCACATGATTGCACTACCCCTTCGTCTCGCCGGCCTCGATGGCTCTCCGGCCCGGGTCATTCTTATAGAAACAGAGGGGGACTCCTGA
- a CDS encoding phosphopentomutase/phosphoglucosamine mutase has protein sequence MLFGSSGIRRKYDQILIDTALKVGSALAYRSSDIVVGTDTRTTSPLLAHLVISGILGSGGIARIAGVVPTPTVAYATRTAKAGCMITASHNPEEYNGLKLFNPDGSSFTQSQQADMEKLLTSRHWTDWQHQGTERTIDAITPHKEAILNSVHIGSDLPVVLDCGNGAGCTLSPTLLTEAGAKPTCINCNTSGHFARPSEPLEENLHHVGEMVRKTNARCGVVHDGDADRMMAFDNKGRYIGGDHLLILFARYLDAKRVVTTSDASMIIDDLAEVRRTPVGDTYVSEELLRWGDFGGEPSGAWIFPKVSYCPDGPHAAALFCEIASQWDIAAEIDAMPLYPIIRESLASPAARETVKALGASSPTDGIRIAEEGGWCLIRASGTEPKIRITAEGKTLSKAKEMLAKGKERIRQGKTA, from the coding sequence ATGCTTTTCGGGTCGTCGGGAATCCGGAGGAAGTACGATCAGATCCTGATCGATACCGCTCTGAAAGTGGGCTCTGCACTGGCGTACAGGTCGTCGGATATTGTTGTAGGAACGGATACCCGGACCACTAGTCCGCTGCTTGCCCATCTTGTAATATCCGGGATTCTGGGGAGTGGAGGCATTGCGCGTATTGCGGGAGTTGTCCCGACACCGACTGTTGCGTATGCCACCCGCACAGCGAAGGCCGGCTGTATGATCACCGCTTCCCACAACCCGGAAGAATATAACGGTCTCAAACTTTTCAATCCTGATGGCTCTTCGTTCACGCAGTCCCAACAGGCAGATATGGAAAAACTCCTCACCAGCCGGCATTGGACGGACTGGCAGCACCAAGGAACCGAACGTACCATAGATGCCATAACCCCTCACAAAGAGGCAATTCTGAACTCGGTACATATCGGTTCTGATCTTCCTGTTGTCCTTGACTGTGGCAATGGCGCCGGATGTACGCTCAGCCCCACCTTGCTGACGGAAGCAGGGGCCAAACCCACGTGTATCAACTGCAACACATCCGGCCATTTTGCCCGGCCTTCCGAGCCGCTTGAAGAAAACCTTCATCATGTAGGAGAGATGGTGCGAAAAACCAATGCCCGTTGCGGGGTTGTGCATGACGGTGATGCCGACAGGATGATGGCATTCGACAACAAGGGGAGATATATCGGAGGTGACCACCTCCTTATACTTTTTGCACGGTACCTGGATGCAAAACGGGTGGTGACAACGAGCGATGCCTCTATGATCATCGATGATTTAGCTGAGGTCCGAAGAACTCCCGTTGGAGATACCTATGTGTCTGAGGAACTGCTCAGGTGGGGTGATTTTGGGGGAGAGCCTTCAGGAGCCTGGATCTTCCCGAAAGTCTCATATTGTCCTGATGGGCCTCATGCCGCCGCGCTCTTCTGCGAGATCGCATCTCAATGGGATATAGCAGCAGAGATCGACGCAATGCCGTTATACCCGATCATCAGGGAATCCCTGGCAAGTCCTGCTGCAAGGGAGACGGTAAAAGCTCTTGGTGCTTCAAGTCCCACTGACGGAATCCGTATTGCAGAAGAGGGGGGCTGGTGCCTGATACGGGCAAGCGGAACGGAACCAAAAATACGGATTACTGCTGAGGGGAAGACGCTTTCAAAAGCAAAAGAGATGCTCGCAAAGGGTAAAGAACGTATCCGGCAGGGGAAAACTGCTTAA
- the glmU gene encoding bifunctional sugar-1-phosphate nucleotidylyltransferase/acetyltransferase — protein sequence MQAVILAAGEGKRVRPLTRSRPKAMIPVANHPIIEYVIDALVKNGIRDIIVVVGYRKEQVTRFLNQLELPIEVVVQNKQLGTAHALQSAESKIRGDFLLLPGDNYIDPHSIARIKDIHNAMLVKEHPSPSNFGVVLLKEGVVSHIMEKPEHAPSFMVSTGIYSLNRDIFPYLTGNDLTDAISAMIEDGHQVRGIPADDWQDAIFAWDLLKMNRRLLGTLSPAREGMASRQTVIQGAVRIGKGTTIGPGTVITGPVVIGNDCTIGPNCCILPNTSIGSRVALEPFSLIGDSLIMDDSSIGSHSRITDTVVGERCILSDHTSITTGTGLMEIEDTAIRSEFGAIFGDGVRSGSFARYKNSLVGNNTTIEGSTSLTTRCIPDESLVI from the coding sequence ATGCAGGCAGTTATTCTGGCAGCAGGAGAGGGAAAGCGGGTCAGGCCACTGACAAGGAGCAGGCCCAAGGCAATGATACCGGTTGCGAACCACCCCATCATAGAATATGTCATTGATGCCCTGGTAAAGAATGGTATCCGGGATATCATCGTTGTCGTAGGATACCGGAAAGAGCAGGTGACCCGGTTCTTAAACCAGCTTGAGCTCCCCATTGAAGTTGTTGTCCAGAACAAGCAACTGGGAACTGCACATGCCCTTCAGTCTGCAGAATCAAAAATTCGCGGTGATTTCCTGCTCCTCCCGGGAGATAACTACATTGATCCACATTCCATTGCACGGATTAAAGATATTCACAATGCCATGCTGGTCAAAGAACACCCAAGTCCCTCCAATTTCGGGGTGGTCCTGCTAAAAGAAGGTGTTGTATCCCACATCATGGAAAAACCCGAGCATGCTCCCAGTTTCATGGTCAGCACGGGAATTTATTCCCTGAACCGAGATATTTTCCCGTATCTAACAGGAAATGATCTTACTGATGCGATATCTGCCATGATAGAAGACGGACACCAGGTACGGGGAATACCCGCCGATGACTGGCAGGATGCAATCTTTGCCTGGGATCTTCTCAAAATGAACAGGCGGCTTTTAGGCACACTCTCCCCTGCGCGTGAAGGCATGGCGAGCCGGCAGACCGTAATACAAGGAGCGGTCAGAATTGGAAAAGGTACGACAATCGGGCCGGGCACGGTGATTACCGGCCCTGTTGTCATCGGAAACGACTGCACGATCGGGCCGAACTGTTGTATCCTGCCCAATACGAGCATCGGTTCAAGGGTTGCGCTGGAGCCGTTTTCACTCATCGGGGACAGCCTGATCATGGACGATTCTTCAATCGGGTCGCATTCACGGATAACTGATACCGTAGTCGGTGAGCGCTGCATACTGTCAGATCATACCTCAATAACGACAGGGACCGGCCTGATGGAGATCGAAGACACTGCAATACGATCGGAATTTGGAGCTATTTTCGGAGACGGTGTGCGGAGCGGTTCCTTTGCCCGTTACAAGAATTCCCTTGTTGGAAATAATACAACCATCGAGGGAAGCACTTCCCTGACTACCCGCTGCATCCCCGACGAAAGTCTGGTGATATGA
- the glmS gene encoding glutamine--fructose-6-phosphate transaminase (isomerizing) translates to MCGIVGYVGRKEAAPIIVEGLKKLEYRGYDSFGVATLGNGIELAKHRGRISENASSAFKLTGKTGIGHTRWATHGAPNDVNAHPHMDCSCSIAVVHNGIIENYAELKRQLVSRGHTFQSETDTEVVAHLIEEQYTGPNSLLAAVQEILPLLEGSYALLVISSREDCMIAARNASPLVLGIGDGETFAASDMTPVLEHTERAIFLEEGDVALITRGKYEIFNQGQSMTRPVELIDWSLEDVKKGGFAHYMLKEIYEQPQAFYNTIRAVNQDTVSSLINCHPNAVTIVACGSSYHAGLIFKYLLEGSCGIPARLEFASEFRYFPPPVEGLVIGITQSGETADTLTAIRLAKTHNCRTLAITNVLGSTISRVADMTLFMRAGPEMSVAATKSFTAQLAVMMQMANLVCDRKYDDSLLKAHQAIEEVLLMDISEAVALCVKAHSIFYVGRGPFYPVSLEGALKMKEISYIHAEGYAAGELKHGPFALLSTETPVVAICMPGETYGVMISNIKEMKARGAPVIAIGCTGDSEVSEIVDIFIGIPPASVFVQVLTSLVILQLLAYYTAVALNRDVDKPRNLAKSVTVE, encoded by the coding sequence GTGTGCGGCATTGTCGGATACGTTGGCAGAAAAGAAGCTGCTCCGATTATTGTTGAGGGACTTAAAAAACTCGAGTACCGCGGCTACGATTCATTCGGCGTTGCCACACTTGGCAATGGTATTGAACTGGCAAAACACCGGGGCAGGATATCAGAAAATGCCAGTTCTGCCTTCAAACTGACGGGAAAAACAGGCATCGGACATACGCGGTGGGCTACACACGGAGCTCCCAATGATGTCAATGCTCACCCCCATATGGATTGTTCCTGTAGCATTGCTGTCGTTCACAATGGTATTATTGAGAACTATGCTGAGCTGAAACGACAGCTCGTTTCAAGGGGTCATACATTCCAATCCGAGACCGATACGGAAGTTGTCGCCCATTTGATTGAAGAGCAATATACAGGACCCAATAGCCTGCTTGCTGCAGTGCAGGAGATTCTTCCCCTGCTGGAAGGATCCTATGCTCTGCTGGTCATCTCATCACGGGAGGATTGCATGATTGCCGCAAGAAACGCAAGTCCGCTGGTGCTCGGGATAGGTGACGGGGAGACATTTGCTGCTTCTGACATGACCCCGGTTCTGGAACATACGGAGCGGGCGATATTTCTAGAAGAGGGAGATGTTGCACTCATTACTCGGGGAAAATATGAGATTTTCAATCAGGGCCAATCCATGACCCGCCCGGTCGAACTGATAGACTGGTCACTTGAAGATGTCAAGAAAGGTGGATTTGCCCATTATATGCTCAAAGAGATCTACGAGCAACCTCAGGCATTTTATAACACTATCCGCGCAGTCAACCAGGATACGGTTTCAAGTCTCATCAACTGCCATCCGAATGCCGTAACGATCGTAGCATGTGGATCCTCATATCATGCCGGTCTTATCTTCAAATATCTCCTGGAAGGATCCTGCGGCATTCCCGCACGTCTAGAATTTGCCTCCGAGTTCAGGTATTTTCCACCACCGGTGGAGGGGTTGGTCATAGGAATCACCCAGTCCGGGGAGACTGCGGATACACTCACCGCCATCAGGCTGGCAAAAACTCATAACTGCCGGACGCTTGCGATCACCAATGTTCTGGGCAGCACAATAAGCCGTGTTGCGGATATGACGCTATTCATGCGGGCCGGGCCTGAGATGAGCGTAGCCGCAACAAAGTCATTCACCGCCCAGCTTGCTGTGATGATGCAGATGGCAAATCTGGTCTGCGATAGAAAATATGATGATAGTCTCCTGAAGGCTCACCAGGCGATCGAAGAGGTACTCCTGATGGACATTTCTGAAGCGGTTGCGCTGTGTGTAAAAGCCCACAGTATCTTTTATGTCGGAAGGGGGCCGTTTTATCCGGTCTCGCTGGAAGGCGCCCTGAAGATGAAGGAGATCTCGTACATCCATGCCGAAGGATATGCAGCAGGAGAACTCAAACACGGGCCGTTTGCCCTGCTCTCAACTGAAACCCCGGTGGTCGCAATCTGCATGCCGGGAGAGACGTACGGGGTTATGATCTCCAATATCAAGGAGATGAAAGCACGGGGGGCACCCGTTATCGCGATTGGTTGTACAGGAGACAGCGAAGTGTCGGAGATTGTCGACATCTTTATCGGAATTCCACCGGCTTCAGTTTTTGTACAGGTGCTCACCAGTCTTGTGATACTCCAGCTGCTTGCCTACTATACGGCAGTGGCATTGAACCGCGATGTTGACAAACCCAGAAACCTTGCAAAGAGCGTGACGGTAGAATGA
- a CDS encoding site-specific DNA-methyltransferase, with the protein MPESERLHEFINRIICGDAQTALSSIPNESIDLIITSPPYNFGHEYAGDLHDDTHEWNTYFEKLLGVWEECNRVLKPGGRIAVNVQPLFSDYIPTHHIISRQLAGLGLLWKAEFLWEKNNYNAKFTAWGSWKSPSMPYIKYTWEFIEVFDKITHKKSGKCENIDITADEFKEWVKGRWSFPPETRMKDYGHPAMFPEELPRRLMKLLSYKGDIILDPFNGAGTTSLVAWKSGRRFIGIDNSCQYCDMAMNRLESASSETGFTSDYPAPAFLSLKKT; encoded by the coding sequence GTGCCGGAATCCGAACGGTTGCACGAGTTTATCAATCGCATCATCTGCGGGGATGCACAAACGGCCCTTTCATCCATTCCGAACGAAAGTATTGATCTTATCATCACATCCCCTCCGTATAATTTTGGCCATGAATATGCAGGAGACCTTCATGATGATACACACGAATGGAATACATATTTTGAGAAACTCTTGGGAGTGTGGGAGGAATGCAACCGAGTCCTCAAACCCGGCGGGCGGATAGCAGTTAATGTCCAGCCGCTCTTTTCCGACTACATTCCAACCCACCATATCATCTCCAGGCAGCTCGCAGGTCTGGGTCTTCTATGGAAAGCTGAATTTCTCTGGGAGAAGAATAATTACAATGCAAAATTCACGGCTTGGGGAAGCTGGAAATCTCCATCAATGCCCTACATAAAATACACCTGGGAATTCATTGAAGTTTTTGACAAAATTACTCACAAAAAGTCCGGGAAGTGCGAGAATATTGACATCACTGCCGATGAGTTTAAGGAATGGGTTAAAGGACGATGGTCGTTTCCTCCTGAGACCCGGATGAAAGATTACGGCCACCCTGCTATGTTTCCGGAAGAACTACCCCGGCGTCTCATGAAACTACTCTCGTACAAAGGGGACATCATTCTCGATCCCTTCAACGGTGCTGGAACGACCTCTCTTGTTGCCTGGAAGTCCGGCAGACGTTTTATCGGAATTGACAACTCCTGCCAGTATTGTGATATGGCCATGAACCGTCTCGAATCAGCATCGTCCGAAACCGGATTTACGAGCGATTATCCGGCCCCGGCATTTCTCTCCCTGAAAAAAACATAA
- a CDS encoding protein-L-isoaspartate(D-aspartate) O-methyltransferase, producing the protein MQKYPREEERTAMVETQIVTRGIKNPHILTIMREIPRHLFVPPPYDRDAYRDSPLPIGNGQTISQPYIVALMTELLNPGPDDRILEIGAGSGYQAAILGKLVKSVTTIERIPVVADLARSHLVSLGITNVKLVVGDGTLGYSPSAPYSGILVTAAAPQIPKALIDQLANGGRLVTPVGSRDTQELVRICRKGSHTIESHHGGVRFVPLIGKHGWEDEN; encoded by the coding sequence ATGCAAAAGTATCCCCGGGAGGAAGAGCGCACTGCGATGGTCGAGACCCAGATTGTTACAAGGGGCATTAAAAATCCCCATATTCTCACCATCATGCGGGAGATTCCCCGCCACCTATTTGTTCCGCCACCCTATGACCGAGACGCTTACAGAGACTCTCCACTCCCGATAGGAAACGGGCAGACCATCTCCCAACCATATATTGTTGCGCTGATGACAGAACTTCTGAACCCAGGGCCGGATGATCGTATTCTTGAAATCGGAGCTGGCAGCGGATACCAGGCCGCGATCCTTGGCAAGCTGGTAAAAAGCGTGACAACCATCGAGAGGATACCTGTTGTAGCAGATCTCGCCCGATCACACCTTGTATCACTGGGAATCACCAATGTGAAACTGGTGGTCGGCGATGGAACACTAGGGTATAGCCCCAGTGCACCGTACAGCGGTATTCTCGTAACAGCAGCTGCCCCGCAGATCCCAAAAGCCCTCATCGATCAGCTTGCCAATGGTGGGAGGCTTGTTACTCCGGTTGGAAGCCGCGATACCCAGGAACTCGTACGGATCTGCCGGAAAGGCTCCCATACCATTGAATCTCATCATGGGGGTGTCCGTTTTGTCCCTCTGATCGGAAAACACGGATGGGAGGACGAAAATTGA
- a CDS encoding ABC transporter ATP-binding protein, producing the protein MLQIKNLHVKVGDKEVLHDISLHIGEGETHVLLGPNGSGKTTLLMTIMGFSNYTITKGQILFRGEDVTAMHAHERAQRGIGMMFQRPPTISGLKLGKMLRAISKTKEEDIPALATSVHMDRFLERDINKGFSGGEIKRSEVLQLMIQNPDFVMLDEPESGVDLENISLIGTTIGALLEKDKHLAKRKKSGLVITHTGYILDYIDADKGHVMCDGQIRCHGNPREILKDIKQRGYKECLECRHQ; encoded by the coding sequence ATGCTGCAGATTAAAAATTTGCATGTGAAGGTCGGCGACAAAGAGGTGTTGCACGATATCAGCCTCCATATCGGGGAAGGAGAAACCCATGTGCTGCTTGGACCCAACGGATCAGGCAAGACAACGCTCCTCATGACGATCATGGGCTTTTCCAACTACACCATAACCAAAGGACAGATCCTTTTCCGCGGGGAGGATGTGACGGCTATGCATGCCCATGAGCGGGCACAAAGGGGTATTGGCATGATGTTCCAACGCCCCCCGACCATATCCGGTCTCAAACTTGGGAAGATGCTCAGGGCTATCTCAAAAACCAAAGAAGAGGATATCCCAGCTCTTGCCACTTCCGTCCATATGGACCGGTTTCTGGAGAGAGATATAAACAAAGGATTCTCCGGGGGGGAGATCAAGCGCAGCGAAGTACTACAGCTGATGATCCAGAACCCGGACTTCGTCATGCTTGACGAGCCGGAGAGCGGGGTTGACCTGGAGAACATCTCCCTCATCGGCACAACCATCGGAGCCCTTCTTGAGAAGGACAAGCACCTTGCAAAGAGGAAAAAGAGCGGTCTTGTCATCACCCACACGGGATATATTCTGGATTATATCGATGCAGACAAAGGCCATGTGATGTGTGACGGGCAGATACGGTGTCACGGGAACCCCCGTGAGATCCTGAAAGATATCAAACAGCGCGGTTACAAGGAGTGTCTCGAATGCCGTCACCAGTAA
- a CDS encoding SufD family Fe-S cluster assembly protein: MPSPVKMPELSNVDKTRLAQVGIDLENKNRCGTYVQMDQDVVQEDCGDSGIEVLSYKRAMEKYDWLKEYVWNVVSAEKDDITKYVAAQKDPKGYVIIAHKGSKNIMPVQACLYLGKDQIQHVHNIVIAEEGAELHMISGCASGAHVGKGGAHYGVSEFYIKKNAKISFTMIHNWSEDIEVYPRSASVVEEGGVFLSNYVCMQPVKKVQMYPTATLKGANSVARFSSIVVSTPGSHMDLGSRAILEAPGASAELITRAITKGGTIISRGHINGKVAGTRGHLECKGLILKDGVIYAIPEIEGSVVGTELSHEAAVGKLAKDEIEYLMARGLDEDEATATIIRGFLDVKISGLPEALQNQIDASIDVAEKSGF, from the coding sequence ATGCCGTCACCAGTAAAAATGCCTGAACTCTCGAATGTCGACAAGACACGACTCGCCCAGGTAGGAATCGATCTCGAGAATAAAAACCGGTGCGGGACCTATGTCCAGATGGACCAGGATGTAGTCCAGGAAGATTGCGGGGACTCTGGTATCGAAGTCCTCTCTTACAAGCGGGCAATGGAGAAGTATGACTGGCTCAAAGAATATGTTTGGAACGTTGTCTCGGCCGAGAAAGATGACATAACAAAATACGTTGCAGCACAGAAAGACCCAAAAGGGTATGTCATCATAGCCCACAAGGGCTCAAAGAACATCATGCCCGTCCAGGCATGTCTCTACTTGGGAAAAGACCAGATCCAGCACGTCCACAATATCGTTATCGCTGAAGAGGGGGCGGAACTCCATATGATCTCAGGGTGTGCAAGCGGAGCTCACGTGGGAAAAGGCGGGGCACATTACGGCGTCTCTGAATTCTACATCAAGAAGAATGCCAAGATCAGCTTCACGATGATCCACAACTGGAGCGAAGATATCGAAGTCTACCCACGAAGCGCATCCGTTGTGGAGGAGGGGGGCGTCTTCCTCTCCAACTATGTCTGCATGCAGCCGGTCAAGAAAGTCCAGATGTATCCTACAGCCACCCTCAAAGGAGCGAATTCAGTTGCCCGATTCAGTAGCATCGTGGTCTCAACACCGGGTTCGCATATGGACCTCGGTTCCCGCGCCATCCTCGAAGCACCGGGGGCAAGTGCAGAACTGATTACCCGAGCCATCACCAAAGGCGGGACAATCATATCCCGTGGCCATATCAATGGAAAAGTAGCCGGTACACGCGGCCACCTTGAATGTAAAGGCCTGATCCTCAAAGACGGGGTGATCTATGCCATTCCGGAGATCGAAGGATCGGTTGTCGGGACTGAACTCTCCCATGAAGCAGCAGTTGGGAAACTTGCAAAGGATGAGATCGAGTATCTGATGGCCCGCGGACTCGACGAAGATGAAGCTACCGCTACGATCATCAGGGGGTTCCTTGACGTAAAGATCAGCGGTCTTCCAGAAGCACTCCAGAACCAGATCGATGCATCAATCGATGTGGCAGAGAAGTCGGGATTCTGA